Part of the Sorghum bicolor cultivar BTx623 chromosome 1, Sorghum_bicolor_NCBIv3, whole genome shotgun sequence genome, atagagaccggtaatgatgagagagcacccatcatcttagggaggccaatCTTGAACACATCTGGagatgtcatctacgctagtgctgccaagatcagtttctacatcaaagggaagaaggagacattttccttcaagaacaagactacacaaatccgaGATCAATCctgacgtgaatcaaggaagaggaccaacaggaggaacaggaacaagcaagtgtggaccgagtcagctaagatggtcactgcaattcatggaggtcaagatcataaacttaagtcaccatttttgaccaagaaggacgacctaggaatgccaagcatgtattgctccataaatggatacaacttctacaagacgacttgtgacaccggatagggcgtcaacataatggccgcagtcacctatcggctcttgttcggaaccatgcccctaaaaccaacatacattcaactccagatggcagatcagacgtttcgagaggttaaaggaatagtaactgatgtccctgtcaaaatagatgatcattttgtctacacagactttcagattattgacatgggagaagacgaatacgatccaaccatcatccttggaagtccgctccttagcaccgttaaagcaattatctacattggaactggagaagtccatatgcacttcccctcagagaaggtacgccgctattttactgaccctaactatatcgtttaagactctaagcaggtcagaaaacgacgcaaccgcaaccagaggagggaaatcatcaaggacggatgggcagactatgaaggagaagtgacaAGGTCTGAAGATATacaatttaaacagaattatctagaggagaccgtagcaccgagttaggtgtggagagagaagatacatgaagaagaggcaccgccggaagtaccgactacgccacccaacgaaccccaggacaactgagaaaacggagagggACTTAAAAAtatcgaacgccttgccaagaggtaaacttggtagttatcctttccctttcaattatttaaaatagtttacttagttaatcatgtttatactatcctaaaaagaaaataaaaatgttaaaaaataataatccccatgtgagtatacgagtggcataaaacccataagtacattcactgtggtggcataaaaataaaataaatatttcttttctgctttataaaacgaaaatataaaaacagagagtaacatttattgaggaggctcaacatgataaaggctagatatttatgctaacacctaatcagtttcacaaagctttgttgtctatttgagctccacagaatttaagaattaagaagactagcagacgacggaggacattctaatcgctgtcaggatattgccgactttcaaatacacctctgccacctgctagctacatcaagagaaattacgtcaaaattcagcttggggagagcacccccatttatcccgataagtatttatatctatctatatacttatacaataatataaatatacataactatagaaaaccaaataaagattttatgcttatatatatatatatatatatcttttgcttagtatgtttaataaataaataaagtggctatgctaaactcaatcttaataataaaactctagcatggatatgacgaatagttgctctgcctaattttcaaatttaagttcTTTCtctagtttagatataactgttataatttaaaacttgctctaaacctgaacttgtgggaaggaaacttgatctgaaatctaagttgttaacggatatgatatggaaaggttgagctgctgtttacctgttcctagagatgctagaattctagagaattttatctttgaaaatctttaaaatattgcatgatgagttcctgtatgatgagagtttaaattcctaccacagccatatatacatgctagctagactttgagccacacatttactttttacagcttatgagcattgagtgtggtcaagctgtgtatacccttaggagcttgtcatgtggttaaatcaagattgacttgcacgttcactcacacatgctacttctactccagaagtaccatccacatatatccactcatttccatctccagaaccacccaaaaacattctactcctaatctgggagagaataacaaaaaatatttttgttttctcttgtgaaataaatgctcaagttatcttgttactaccacttgctatattatttcatgagatgagtgcttaaaaaaaagagacgaggaaataaaaacgggcaagtgcccggaacctcgacagaaaagaaaaagtgagacgagaggtaaaaatagacaagtgtccgatagtagaattaggggtacaagatacccacctgagagaaaaagaaaaagaagagcatctcattctccccagaagtttcaaaaagcaagaaaggtatgtatcccctcaaagagcaaaagaatTAGacgttcaccattgttatcaccatcatcaccatacaccattcattcgccacacatgcacatcttgatttgacttattgatttgtttctttggatccatggtttgactatacaataaatgtcttataagtatgtatactttatctcccacctatgagctccagatattaaagccttattagagtagggtgtgagagaagacaatgtcactatgcttcataccacaaatactacataacttgagagaaggcatataccatcactgccttggtaaggatccagaaataccacaaaagagagatataagagagtcatacaaggaatatctgagttttatttgaaaatctgcaaaaactccagagctattgctgatcaagaataagagacatggcacttgactagaccgttctatcttttaactactcaagacagaagtgacggttacaagtcccatggtgaaaggtaaagtaagtaagttttaagtcttgacagtttactctaactcagagatgagaccttatttagaagcatgtgtaccgtcaacttttaaaggtattgcaacaacttGTGATCTAtagctgagattatccttgctcagggacgagcaagaggtaagcttgggggagtttgttgacggtccttaggtatcaaatttaattatcaaataaacaaagaaaaggatccaaatgaaatcaacatctagacttagggttttatctaacagaattccgcgagttttggtgtttgtctatttctgcagggggttatcaggaaatacggaagaaaggcccacatgtcaggattacatagagatatcaacgtgcttggcaattatcttacatctagaagactccagaagccatggaagcaaagcggaggccgaacggggcctggccctgggcgcccgcctaggagaccggggcgcccgcccccttgtAGAGTCCAATtagaactctctttcgggatcaagctccaccgacctaaaggatcaaggataaccgttcaatcaatgtcggtttgatccaacggcccatattcacttggagggactataaaaccagactctctggcccttggaggagagagtctctcaaccctaattcattattcttcaagggagaagaagcctctgatcgagcctagagccaccacatcaattagacatctagattagcatagctacatatgattagaactagaaggagtaaatcttcgattggtttcaggatctgtcaagaggattcttggtaattctctaattgttcttctaattgttcttctttgttcttcaatattatgaatgtgactttgttctacttcgatatattgcttatgactttgctctacttgtttatattcacaattatattgttcttagtttatcatagttatatacttggcttagttagattggatctatatacatgtttaggatcgtatagcgtttatccatcggttcCATGGGTAaacgatagatattgtgtatgcgtggtgcttataccgtatttatctgcgattgtacccaatatgccagatcgcggggtagttcgtgatagtgatagcttcattgattcttatatagtccccctctcgtgtattgggctggcagagcaacattattacaggggagtgattccgatgtttctcatattccttgctaatatcactatgcgtgggtgtagtcttgtctcgtaatgattgctaagtatgcttgcactaactatgataatgctagactatatagttgagaataacttaggaaatattcttgtagttcgttctaattcagtgctaatgacttgctagaatatctaattgaggtgcttatcatatttatatgtggctagttatgctgatcagattaattatctttgtcactattcattactttatatatcctttatgtgacacttatccctgtatgaaagagatagataaatgttcacaattatacatgcaatgatagatactcaatctcatattccattttataatcaatattgatggttactaattccttcccagtggtaaaaatataaataatgatatctGGAATTCTTCTCGCTTAAagtgctacatcagtattaatttgtgcgcttgcagatcttattcattatttatttagatgagcaattgcatatttcaataccgcgtctctcatatcatgttggggatgacaacttggcttaagtggtatgagagataggtttggcatttttggcaccgttatcagaattagaaaactaagtctacttttggtaatgatgttaagaatacccaacatacaCTAACCCCGTTTCtgagtagatagtagataacttagaatccattctctagctaatccgacgtcaccttacatatatgaggagtagtctattttctaatcgctgtgttatttacccttgagcttatatttcattattattattattatggcttacctcctgccaaagtaagtgactgtgtgatgagttcctcattagtaatcatgttcgtgcaagtttatctctagtctatgccttgatagattttatactTATCTTCATTCCCACTgtcctcttaagcaaaattataaataacgatacctggaatactttcctggtgaaatgctacaatgaggtgttttatctatacgattgcggatagaatagattattttctagagagcctttacattcataaatacctttgtacactctggaaccatgctggggatgacaacctagtatctaagtggtgttagtaagtgtctaCACCCACCTACTATGAACCACCATCTTTCTTAGCTGGTCCTTCTTCTCTTGTATGCTTTCCAAAGTCAGAAAGTTTGAAGCATACCTAGTCACTCCTGGCCTTACTATCTCTCTCCCCTCAGTGAAGTATCTCATGCACTCTAGTGTTCTTGTGTGCCCATAGACAAATATGGTGAATGCCTTTGCTTGGTCAACCACCTTCTATAATCGAGGAATGTTGCCAATTCCTTGGAGCATCAAGTTGATTGTGTGAGCTGCACAAGAGGTCCAAAAGATCTGTGGTCTCTTCTCATGCAGCAGCTTCTTTGCTCCGATGTTGTTAGAAGCATTGTCAGTCACAACTTGCACCACATCATAGTCACCAACTAACTCAATTGCTTTGTCCACTAGTTCAAATATGACTTCACTTGTGTGTGACACATCTGACATCtcttttgaggaaataaaactGGTTCCATCAGCACAATTAGTGCACACATTCATTATGCTTCTCCTCTTCTTATCTGACCAAGCAACGGTCATAATAGAGCACCCATTCTTCATCTTCTCGGCTTCACGTTCTTGCAGCAAACTCTTGGTTCTTGCATATTCTTCTTCTAGCAATCTCCCTCTCATGTCAAACATAGTTGGAGGTTCAATTCCGGGCCCAAATTGTCCAATTGCTTCACACATTTGCTTGAACTCATCTTTGTCACAAGCATTGAATGGTATTGCTGCCAATGTTACAAAATTAGTGCAGTACTACAGCAATAGGTAGTACCATAGCATCCAATGAAATCTGAAATAAAAAAACAGCAAGGAAATTACCATGGTTATAGGCCCATCTTGTAATATATTTATGCACCTCATGTAATCTTTCTTTCCAAAGTTCCTTGTTCAGCTTCTGTTGAGTCAAAGATTCAGATTTGGTTGCTGTAGGATCAATAGCTTTTGTCCATTTGTTAATGGGGCCTAATTTGTGAGGCTCTGAACTTCCAATACAAGTGACTTCCTCTGACCCTCCAACCCTAGATGCAGATGCATGGACTTCCTCTCTAAGTTCCAGCTCATGAACAAGTTTCTCCTTCCTCTTCCTTTTTGCTTCATCTAATGCTTTCTTGCATTTTTCTTGAGCCTCCTTTAACTTCTCTTTGGTGGTCTTCGTGCCTAGACATTTCTTGGCATTCTTTCCTTCATGGGCAATATGCTGCTTCAACCGATAAACCCCTCCAAACATTTGCTTGTCACAGAGTAGGCACTTCACATTGTCCTTGTTGCTTGGATTAACAAGAACCCCAAACTCCCATCCCACATCATCTGAATTCTTTCTCAAGACACTTGCTCCCTCTGTTGCGCTTGCACTTGCCTGAGCCTCTGCTCCTGTCATCTGAAGATGGCAACCAAATCTTCACTGAATATATGCATGCAATTTCATAGATCGGTCAAATCAGAAGATGGCAACAAAATCTTCACTGAATATATAAGTATATGCATGCAATTAGTCAAGAATCTCATAGATACATACATGCAGTCAACAATTTCACAGATTCATCAAGGAatcaaatcaatcaaacataaattTCAGGTTTCAAGAAAGGAaacagaggagaggagagaggcAGAGGAGAAAGGAAACAAAGTAGAGGAGAAAGGAAACATACATCAGCTGAGGGAGGATCGGAGGAGACCGGCGTCCGGGAGGAGCTGGAGCTGCGTCCGTGACTCCGCGTAGCCGTCGAGGAACAGCAGCCGCCGCGCAGTCCGAGCAGCAGGCGCACAGTGAGGAGGAGCAGCTGCGCGGTGAGGGGAGGCAGCAGTCGTGTCGCCGGCGACGAGGAGCGGCAGCCGCTTCGCAGGTGGGGAGGAGCAGTAGCCGGCGTCGCCGCGCGTCGTCGAGGCGAATAGAAGCAGGCAAACTcccttctctccccttttacCCCTTATCTGTCTCCAGCGCGCGGGAAAAGCCGCGCCAGAACCTCCGCACGCGCGCGCTCTGCCCGCAGAGCCATTATTTCACGAGCCATGGCTGCCTAGCTCGCCTCCGCGCCGCCTAGGGCACCTGGGCGCCGTCGAACCGCCGCTGAATCGGAGCAAGTCGCCGCCTAGGCGCTCCGCCCACCTAGAGGTCCGATTACCCCCCAAATCGAGTCGCCAGCGACTAGGCGCGACTAGGCTCATCCTAGGCGTCGATTTTCAAAACTATGCACAGACCATACAGAGCCGACACAGACTGCTTCACCAGCACGTGCACCTTCTAAGGTTCAAACAGCTGCTTCAGAGTCGACTAGTGATGGCACAGATGATGATGCAGATCAGTTTGAGGCAGTGCCACAAGACTCCTCTGCTCCATCTCCGCCTGCAGCTTCATAAGTTTTTGGcatttgatgccaaagggggagagggagagtaTGTTAGACTTATGGGGAGCCAGTGAGTGGGTTTTGAttcttttgtgtgctactctcgtcatgcatcatgtttactttatgcatatttgagatactttgctttatggttgtgagacatgacttgtgcttTATGATGatatatctatgtcatgtgttctTGGCTCATAGTGTTTAGCTTTCGTGTTTTTACTCTAATATCCTATGAGCCATATGTTTTTGTATCGTGTTGTATGCTTCTCAcacatttggatgcaggatactAGGCTTGGTTaatataagcatgactaatccTTTTTGATCTTACTGTCACATGCTTATataaaccaagtcatttgaaaacctcacttcaaacatactcgaggttgttgtcatcaatcaccaaaaagggggagattgaaagcatctaggcccctaatgagtttatctgattaatgacaatgttgattactatgactaacgtgtgttttgcagaggcaaagtcatttgtgttaggtcatggtaatagtgaTCGATGGACTAAGTCGTTCATGCCGACTTAATGGTGGAAATCGTTTCTATTTTCAAAGGAcggttggacatcgtcaagactagactaggtctaggtGCCATATGGTGTTGAAGGGCACTCAAAGTAGTTcaggactttgtttttcctttgaccgtactattaatgGGGGCATTGAgcgggtagcttgacctaggcaaggctttatgtttaggtgtggtgcacacttggtaaacctagcactaggcagctctgagAGAGTCC contains:
- the LOC8083828 gene encoding uncharacterized protein LOC8083828, translating into MTGAEAQASASATEGASVLRKNSDDVGWEFGVLVNPSNKDNVKCLLCDKQMFGGVYRLKQHIAHEGKNAKKCLGTKTTKEKLKEAQEKCKKALDEAKRKRKEKLVHELELREEVHASASRVGGSEEVTCIGSSEPHKLGPINKWTKAIDPTATKSESLTQQKLNKELWKERLHEYCTNFVTLAAIPFNACDKDEFKQMCEAIGQFGPGIEPPTMFDMRGRLLEEEYARTKSLLQEREAEKMKNGCSIMTVAWSDKKRRSIMNVCTNCADGTSFISSKEMSDVSHTSEVIFELVDKAIELVGDYDVVQVVTDNASNNIGAKKLLHEKRPQIFWTSCAAHTINLMLQGIGNIPRL